From Anopheles maculipalpis chromosome X, idAnoMacuDA_375_x, whole genome shotgun sequence:
AGGGTAGCTAACGATCAACCTTTCTTACCTGGGAACGATGTAAAAGAACTTATACTTTTTGCCATGAAGACTACCGTCGCCGTTGATGGAGGTGTTGGTGGGGCCTAACAGTCTCTTTTCGAGTGTACCGGGAGGATTCAACACACTGCCTATTGCATCCAGTGGTAAACCAGTCAATCTAGGTTGGtatacacaaaacaaaggtATTATTGTTGACAGCTATGGGAAAGCAGTTGAAGTGTAGCAAATCGCGAGAATTAATGACAAGGACCTCGAGGCCTTGATCTAAAGCAATTAAGGCGTTCGACTTATCTATTCGTAATGGAGTCATGGGAACGTGCGGCCTGATTTCATATCGCACTACAACATCCCTCCCGTAATAGCGATATTAAAGAAATTGGAACATCCTGATATCCTCTGATGTCTGATGCTCATGTATCCGGCTCTCATACGTAGACGGGGCTTAAATTTCTTACGCAACCACACTTACTTGAAGGACTGTGTGTCCCTCTATCCTAGCCTCACACGTTGCAAGTGGCGTAGGTTTGCCTCCTCCTTTCCAAAGCGCACTCACAAACACCACTCCTCCTCCACTTAGCCCCGTGAGGAGTCCAGAATAGGGACTAAGCGTTCCGTTACAGTGAAATGGAACCGGGGCGAACGAAATCATGTGCTCGCGTTTCGCTTTTGGGTGCAAACTACTAATTGCCGTCTCAACTGCACCACTCGACCGCAACCACTTAAATGTAATTAGACCAGTTAAACCGTTGAAACACCGAGAATGCTTGAGCGTCTCACTCACACTTCATCACGCGTTTTGCCACAAGAGAAAATCGGCATTAAAGTGTGCAAAAAGCCCCCGCCTTACCCCTGTATCTCTGTATCCCCTGCCGAGCAAGGATGCATTAGCAAGGGGCTTTGAAAGGGGTTGCAACGTTAAAAAGTAGAAGGTACAGCAAAGGGCACCAAGGCAAAATGCAAGTGCcgagaacaaaaagaagaaacgaaaaatgaaagaCGAGATGctggaaaggatttttttttgttgtaatagAAGCAAGTAGCTCTTCATGTTTTAGTGtgcgtgtatttgtgtgcAGATAtgcaaaagagaaaagaggacaacaacaacaacaaaaaaacgctctaaatcgataaaaaagcCTAGGCTATTGGGCAGTGTGCAAGTGTCCTTTGCTAAGTGGTTAGTGTGTCCTGCGGCCTGGGACGCAACGCTGCCTGTCAATGGTGGACAGGCAGCATCGCTGACAGGATGCGAGAGTACGTCAATTATAGGGCAGCAAGCATGGGCACTGCAATCGGGACCGAAAATTTGCACCGCAATGGGccaacaattaaaaatataaatgctCCATAACGCTGATGGGATGGGTTGCTAAACGCCTGTAAACCATGCAATTAGGGAGTGCTTGGCGGATTTAGCAATTATCGGGACCGTGCCAACCTGTCAGCCTGGTTGATTGTTTACTGTGGCAAGACAGCAGCACAACATGGCCATCAATTAACAATGGAAGGTTTTATCGGTGTGTACTTACGATAGGAGTAACACTGGGATGGTGGCTTGTAGTATACGGGATGAATACGCCATTTTGTAGATTCTTGACGACCAACTAGCGACAACTATTTACTGCAAGGTAGCTATGCACACACTAATATCAGAAACACatgtttttagttttcaaGTTTGAACTCCTTGACACTTAATTGTAACATTGGAAATGTCACGTAGTGTTAAGTTGATTGATGGTGGATAATATAAGTATAGATCGTGACACGACTGCTACTAGTACGCTAGGAAATATGTTTGCAAACTTTCTCACGATCTCACTAACCTTCCTGTTCGCTGGTAAACTGTCGCTCTGGACACACCGTGTACTATTTTAGACGAGATCTTCCGATACCTTAGCCAACACACTATAGCTCGAGAGCTCTCCGCGACTCGACTAACCAGCGAGAAAATCAGCAAAAGCTTCCCAAAACCAAGTCGATCACCACCAGAGGAGCGCACCAAAGATCCAGTAAGCCCGTATGCAGATTCATGTAAATCCACTTTTATGACCGAAAGACCGGGACCACCAGCTGGGCGAACACGTGCGTTCTTGGCGGACCAATTTCAAACTGTGGTACCGCCTGTTCAGTGTTACCACGTTCCGTTTGAGGACCgcttctctctcgctctccctctctcggtCGCACAAACATCCATCCTTTGACATCTCTTtcctacccacacacacacacacacacatacacacacacgtgcgcgtTTGTGGTTTCGTCTTATTGGAGAAGGAATTTGTTCCCAGTGGTTTGTGATCTATTTCCCTTGTCAGCAGAGTTTGCCTCAATGGTCGGTGAGGACCAAAGGCGCGATGGCAGCACGCCGactcgtacacacacacacatactcatgGGTGCCATTTTCTTTGTCACACTCGCACCACGCTACAGGCCGTTTGCTGGAGCATCCTCGGATGCTTGCAGTTTTTCGCATCAGTTACACCAGCTACGACTTGCGGGTCCCAAGTCTTGCCGCCTTCACCGTGGCAACCCATTTTTGTGGGgcacggggggggggggctgagCGGAGGTGGTGGGCGGAGGCTGGGGTTATACTCCTAACTCCTAACGCTACAAATCTTCCAACAGTATGGTGGGGTGAGTTACGAGTTGCTCCTTAGTTGCTTTTCTAAGCTTTCCTTAGAGTCTTGCTTCTTTCCAGACATTCCCTTCATTCCGGTAGTCACATTGTACCCGTTCTACTACATCGTGCTCTCTGCTGGCACGGACGGAAAGCAAATGGAGGAACAAGCAAagagggacacacacacacacaaatatgtCATTCCGCTTTGCGATGCATAATGGTGAAGCGAAACATAATAACGTTTACGAAACCGTTTTGAACGAGAAGCTCCACACAGGATACACCCTTCTCTTTACTCTTTCACAGTATACACCCacaacaacacgcacacaatagGACATTAAACCGTTTCGCTATAAAAAAAGGCCctaaaaacggggaaaaacaaacaaaacgaaaaatatagAATcgggaaaaaaatcttcaggaaatgatttcaaatttaaccatctacttttatgtgtgtgggtgcgttTCCTGAATGTCAAAAATGAAGTAATGTCAAAAAAGGAATAACCAAACCACCCCCAAActgattaaaaattcaaaaaaatagtCAGCGAAAAATGCGCTCCCACACCCACCAGCCTCCAACTCCTCTCCCTCCCCCTCGGCTATTTTTCAACGTTTATAATCTAGCAGGAGTTCACCAATAACAACTGCAACCAACACGAAATGGGCCAAGCGCATTATGCATCACTGCAATCAAATGGATGCAAAATGCATTCCGAACGATGCGTACCGAAGATGGGACGCATCGGCGCATCGGCGGGGACCGGGGTCCACCCGGGTATGTTCATTAGCGATCGTACCGGAGCGTGAAACAGGATAGTGAAGGAATTGATTTGGACGTTACACGCTTGATTTAAGACATTCTTCTACTAGACGTTCTGCTGTAGACTCTTTCGGTACACGCAAAAATCTGATGCATCGCGTATGGGGCTTGTTGAAGCGGCCAGGGGAAGACcaaagaatggaaaaatgtCATTCActcatgcatttttttaaagattcaaTGATGCAGTATTCATCCCCCGTTTGAGAGACTTGAAGGTATGACAACTTTGATATGATGCAAAGCAATTTTTGTGTAatgaattgcatactttaaggcgCATGACTCCATATAAGGTTGAACTGTGCGATTGATACTGTACACCTTGAGCATAACATTGCTCTTAGCATTACATCACGCTAATATAAATGGATATTGTTTAGAAAATTACTTTACTCAATGTTTTCTGCAAAAATAGTTACATTACTTTGAAATTATATTACGAAATCGATTATATTACGAATTGATTTTCAGATatcgaaaaatatatttaaaaatgtgtGGTTATTGTAATCGCCACTCTACGCCTAAATATatgcaatttattatttatcttaAGAGTATATAGAATATATACTCCATACGCAACTAGATGTGATGTGATAAGTCACAAAAATTCATAGACACCctaagtttatttttgtagcTCTGAAGCTTCTTTTGAagtcgaaaacaaaataaagtccGTTCTCCTCAGAGTAAagtatgtatattttttattattaaatctgTGATTAACGGTAGGGCATTTTTGGATGATTCTTCAGTATTTTTAGGATATCATAGTAAAGGCAAAACTCTGTATTGCTGTATAGTGCCCTATGGTTGATCCAATATCCCCACTTTccagtttaattttattacattcaATCGTACTAATTTACGCTCAGGACAATCGAAACAATATCACTAGAAAGATTTGAGCAAAACAAATGTCATGTACAGCAAACGTTAAATGTCCCTAAGAAAGCATGTTCGCTTTCTTCTCGCGCCATAATAATCACCGCGCAAACCGTAGTGATATGAGCGTTAGAAATCTACCGTCCCACAGGCGTCATAATCCATTAGGCGATTAAAGTGGCGTTGTATGGAAACCCGAAACCCTTAACCAGCGTGCAGCACAATGTAATCGTGTTTGCGATTGACCATTGTGCTTGGTGGTCGCATTGTACGATCTGGAACTGTCTCGCTGCACAAATCTAGCTCGTTGTAACCGTTGGCTCGCACCCCAGTTACAGGATACTACCCATACGCTCACACTCATTGTGCTGTCGACTGTGCCCCAGTTCGACAGGtaagcgcctaaatgtatacaCCTGGGAGTAGTCGTACAGGGTATTCCGGTGGCCGCAAACCCACCCCCTCTTCCGTCTTAAGTTTGGATAATTGCAACGTAAAGCAGCCGCATTGGTTGCATTCTTTTGCGGACTAAAGCATTCTTTTGTCGCGGAACGCTGGCATGCGGGAGATCTTCTTGTCATTTGGCTGAAACATGGAGGGACCCATTAAACAGTGGGCACACGAGGTGTAAGACGTGCTGTTGTTCGTACTATTCAGCCACAccagtatgtgtgtggtgcAGATCAAAGGGAACTGCTGACGATGAAGATATGCATGAGGTAGAAAGGCATGTCGCCGAAAAAGGCGTGCAATGAACTAAGGCTAATCTGAATCCTGTATAGTTGTAAAATAGTCCGTTGAGGTTTGAGATTGCGATTTCCTCAATATGTTTATCGAGGACAACCTGTTCGTTAATCATAACTAATGTGTTCAACAAGCGACAGATCAACTGAATGATCTAGTGTCTTCTATctcaagaaataaaataatcttcaGACCCTAACATCTCGCTAGAAGATAGTGAATGTTGTGCAAAAATAGATAGGCAAGAAACTGACATCTGGGGCAAAAGTGATACACTGAACGTCGGCCGTACATCAACAATGCCTGTCAATACAAACAATATTTCACGCCCATGACGAATGAACCGTCTGAGCAGGGTCATCTGtgcaagcaaacgaaacaagaAAAGCCCACAAGGTCGTGCACAAAGTGAAAAGCCggtgaataattaattttaaaataacgaCTGATGATCCCGaaacaaaaggcaaaaaaggCATAACAAAGCATCGCATTACTCTCTCgcacactctctctttctctttctctgtcaCGAGAAGAATATGGGATGAATGGATGGgaatagtaaaacaaaatgtatcgcTAAATAAAGGATAGCAATAAAACTTGTCGACAGTGTAGACGAGGCTCGAGCAGCTACGTTACGCCCTCTCGTATTCAGATTCGGAGTCACAAATGTAGAatgatggagagagagagggggggggggggggagcaaGGGAACGGAGTCGCTGTACgtggaaaacaaacatcagTTGTGGCTTTTGTTCTGTAGATATCGAACTGATTAATTGGACAGGTCCTGCAagtgcgcctaaatgtatgcaatcagGTAAACGATTTTGCACTTAACAGCGCTCGTTGTGCATGGAAATGGAATGTGGGAAGGTGGAATTAAATGCTACAAaatctttatttttgcttaaTCCTGGTGCCCTGGTACTTCGCATTATAAGCGTTCTCTTTTTGTTGCGATATAATCACCCACACGGACGGAAGGTGACAGGAAGCTCGCACACCTTAAGCAAATTATTATCCTCCAAGCAGGCAGGCAAGAACGTACCACACCTCTGAACCTTTCTCCCCCGTAGCTCCACTTcctccccctcctccccctccTACCCCTCTTCCCCTTCCCCTTTCCTAATGGGCACAGCATCCTTCTGTTAGCTTCGGCTGACCGGAATTGAGCTGGTAAGGCTCTCGCGTAAATGGTGGCGCATGCGAGAAACGGTACGGAGCGTAATACATATGTATGCTGCGTTTCGTATCGTACCGGTGTTACGCGATGTTTCGCTAACGCCTAGCGATAGGTTTcctgtgcaaaaaaaaaaaaagatgtatgTTCTGTCATCTAGAAGACATCTTTTCGGAGCAGCCGATGCTCTCACGAATCGCTAGCAGATGAGATCGCTCCGTGCAGCGCGCATCTCGCTCTTGCGAATTGTGAACGAAAGTAAAACCCCAACCTGGAAAGGCAAGCAGTGAAGGACGCTTGCGGTCGGACGGACGGGGCAGGAGAATAAAACGGATACGACCTCCTTCCAGCTGGCCGTGCTCCACAccgggagaaggaaatgttgggaccttgtttttttttttttgttattttgctcCCGCTCAGACATCTCGTGGTTGGTGCGGTTCGGTTTTCTAAGTGCTGAGCAGTCCTGCTCTTGTTgagcactgctgctgctattgttgttgctgttgtggttgttgctCTTGCTcttgttggtgttgctgttttgttcggTCGCTGTAATCTCAACTTCCTCCCATTCATCAGTGGTGTGTAGAGGTGCCCAACACTAAACACACTCAGATACTGTTTTGCGTTATCACACGAGTGATGTGCAGTCGCACGGCGGATGCTGATCGCGCACGGAAAATGTGCTCTGCTCTGTGGTGCACCAGTGTTCATTAGTGGTAACCTTTCCTACCGAAAGTGTGTTCTGCAGCAACGGCGGAGCATCCTTACGGAGATACCCGGATCAGTGGACACACCGGACCCTGTTCCTGTCAGGTGTTTATCCCGTTTCCTTCGCAGTTTGCTTTATTGGGTGTCCTTCTGGACGTACTTTGGCCACTTTAGTTTATCATTGAAAAGCGCGTCCTGAGTTTTCCTAACTTTAGGGGCCAATACCTGCTTCGGATGTAATAGACTACGGTTCTCCTTCAGGACGCCTTTGTTCCCAAAGGTTTCATGGGTGTTTTTGTTGACGTGCGCGTATGGGTtgatgtatgtgtttgtgtgtgtgtgtgtgtgtgtgtgtgtgtgtgtgtgtgtgtgtgtgtgtgtgtgttcacgCGCGCgtctttgtgttgttgtgcatTTAAGATGTAAGAAGTTCCCTCCTAACATCTTCTAGCACATGAGTCAAAACTACAGGAGACAGAACCCACGGCATCATTGCATACGGTTAGGCGCAGCCATCATCGTCAATTGGGGAAACATGTTTACATAATCCTTTACTGTGATTCAATTATGTAATGCATCAATCAACCCTAACAACCAATTCATTatagcgcgcacacacacacacacacacgagcacgTGCGCCCCACTCGGTTACAATCTCGGATTTATGCCGTTTGTTCGCTGGGATCGAGCGCTAAGTTGACGTTCAGTGCTTAGTGAAATGGCAAGTGTACGATTCCACAACGTGTGCTTTGCGAGGCTGTTtcgatgaataaaatattccacCGTTAGCTTGGAAAACCCCGTACCGTGCTTACTTTGAAGGTCTAGCGTCAAGAacgcgcgtgtttgtgtgtgcatggctgcgtgtgtgttcgtttttctttgtgtgaaAGTCACGTCCGAGCAGGGGATTCTTCATGTCGTTGCCCGTTGAATCTCGCACAATCAATGGCCTGTTAGGTGAGGATTGATGAGGGTCTAAGTATTGGGAAGTAAATTCTTGACTAGCGCAAGCGAgttttatgtgtatgtgcaaAGAGGGTCATGGCAAATGAGCGGTTCCGAAAGGTCTAGTAACGTGCTCGAAGTGAGCTTTTTTTACGCTATCAATCATTTTATGTAAATGCTGAACGAATGCCTGAAGCGCTCCTAAATGCATACTATCAATGTTGAAGAACATCCAGTACCTGTTGATGAAAAGTTCTTTGTATTAAAACATGTATCACAATAATGCGTATTGCATATAAAGCACGAATATGTATACAATTACTTCTTATCTAAAAGTCCTTGCTGATTATCCTCGGGCATCGGTTTTCTGCTACTTAATTGTAATTGGGTGTTgtgcgatttaaaaaaaattgcataccttttggCGTTTCCGAGTTTTCCCGTTGGCTAGCGACCGATGAAAGAAGAAGCCGATCCCCTAATTACAGCCTCTCTAATTCTTATATATTCTCTCATTACCTCAGCATCTAGCATCGGAAGCAAATTTGTACAATCGTAGCGTACGTATCTGCTGAATGCGCTCTTAAACCTTGTGCTAACAAGCCATGCACTAACATGTAAGTCTTACCTTCGTGCCACATGGCGACCCATAGTTTGCTTCTACCTATCGCACCGGCATTATATGTACGATCTCTTGTTTCACAGCGGAATCGCAACAACGTGTCTGCTCCGTTTGCGATATACTGTAAAGGCGTGTGGAGGACGAAGATGCAGTTGTTTGAGCTCTAGCCCGATCGCACCTATGACAGCCAACGCGTGCCAATAGTGAAGGTGCCTAACATAAATTAATTCGAATTCTTTATCTGATTTCTTGCCCCTGTATCCTTCCTGTTTTACGCCTAAATGTAAGCAATCTTGCTACAGAACGGGCTAGCGTTTTCCTCTTAGCACTTCCGAAGTAAATCCTGTTTTCTAAGCTACGCCCAAATGTAGACAAATTTGCTACAAAACGGGCttaaattttgctttaaaaatgtcATCTTTTGATACCCTCATAATCAAATGCCCTCTCTACTCTTCGAcacaggtgtgtgtgtgtatgtgtctacACACGCGTGAATGTGTGGGTGTGCGTGTATGAGTGTGGTACAGCGATTTTACTACACGTTCGAGCCTAACTGTTTGGAATTTGGCAGCCCGTTACGAAAGATTGTTCACGCCGCTTAGCACGAGCCGAAAGTGGAGCAGCATAGCTATAGGGGAAGCATTAGGGGGGCACCTTTAAATCAACTGTCAAACATGtggcaaatttttattttctgcttcttACACTCagtacaaaataataatgcGTTGCGAAGGTAAGTGAATAACGTTTGACAAGTTTAAATGAATTATGTTGTGATGTGAAACAGAACGTAATATTGAAACAAGTGAACGATTGGGCTGTTCTGTTGGGCGAATGATCATTATATCACTTTACAGCGTTCATCAGAAGTCGATGGCGGCAGGCCGTCTGGAGAATGTAACACAGACAATATCACGTATACTGGAGGGATATGACATTCGACTAAGACCAAACTTTGGAGGTATGTACCGTAGGGTCTTGCCATTACCAACTATTGCGAAGTAAGGTAAACACTAACATACTCTCGTTACCTTGCAGGAGAACCATTGCACGTGGGCATGGACCTGACGATAGCGAGCTTCGATGCAATCTCGGAAGTGAATATGGTAAGTGTTAGCATGTTTGCCCTTTTATCTTCTCTCAGCTGCAACGTAAATGGCTTTGCTGTTTGTGCCATGTGCATCACACCCGCAGGATTACACTATCACAATGTACCTAAATCAATACTGGAAGGATGAGCGGCTCGCGTTTAACGCGTACGCCCTGTGGGGAGACAATCAGAAGGATCAAACGGGAGAGATCATGATAGAGGACGACGGTGCGAACGATGTGATTACGCTGTCGGGGGACTTTGCCGAAAAGATTTGGGTACCGGATACGTTCTTCGCCAACGATAAGAACAGCTTCCTGCACGACGTGACCGAGCGCAACAAGCTGGTCCGGTTGGCCGGTGACGGGGCGGTAACGTACGGGATGCGCTTCACCACAACGCTCGCCTGCATGATGGATCTGCACTACTATCCGCTCGATTCGCAAAACTGCACGGTAGAAATTGAAAGCTGTAAGGTTTGGCAAATGTTTGGTGCTCGGGGGCTGTGGTATAGTGATAtcgttttattcttctttcatTTCCCTTGTGTGTTTTACAACCAGATGGCTATACCGTATCGGATGTGGTGATGTACTGGCGATCCACACCTATACGGGGTGTGGAGGAAGCGGAGCTACCACAGTTCACTATAATCGGTTACGAGACGAACGATCGAAAGGTAGGAAGCCCTCAAGAGGAATcagcgcctaaaagtatgcaaacagCAGTGATTTTacagtttttaattaaatttttgccaATAGATTTGAACGATTTCTTCCGAGATTCTTCCAGTATTCGTGAGATGATTTATCATTCTttggaaaacatattttgcataccttcaggcgccAGTTCTACTAGCATCGAGCATTGAGGATAATTACTAATATGCTTGCTAGAAAATTAGTCCACCTCAAGAcacttattttccttttctgtcTGCTTCAATCTCCTTACATCGAACAGGAAAAGCTAGCCACCGGCATTTACCAACGATTGTCACTGTCATTCAAGCTGCAGCGCAACATCGGCTACTTCGTGTTCCAGACGTATCTGCCCAGCATACTGATCGTGATGCTGTCGTGGGTATCCTTCTGGATCAATCACGAGGCAACCTCGGCCCGCGTTGCGCTCGGCATCACGACCGTGCTGACGATGACGACCATCAGTACGGGTGTGCGCAGTTCGCTGCCCCGCATCTCCTACGTCAAGGCGATCGACATCTATCTGGTGATgtgctttgtgtttgtgtttgccgCCCTGCTAGAATATGCCGCCGTCAACTACACGTACTGGGGTGCTCGGGCGaagaaaaagtgcaaaaagAACAAGGAAGCTGAGCGGAAGGTGTTCGGTAAGTAAGCTGGAGGAAATATCAACACGCTGTAACAATACTAATGCTGATGCGTTGTGGATGCGTGTAGGAAAGACGGAGAAAACCTCAACCTGCTCTGCGGACGATATTATCGAGCTGCAGGACATCCGCATGAGCCCGATCGCTTCGCTGCGCAATCGCCACTACTCGAACACGATCACCACTACCGACAGTGTTGATTCGACCAAGTTTCCGCCAAGCTTCCGCATTGCCAGATCGTACGGATCGAGTAGCCGCAGTGGTCTTCGGTATCGCAACCCAAGGGGTAAGCTGatggttttttcttccattgcgATGATATTTTGAGGGCCAATCGGTACTACATAGTCCTTGCACATACTTTCTGTTTTTCCAGGTCAGGGTAGGCCGAAGATGTTGCACGCAATCAAACGTGGCGCGTCCGTCATCAAGGCGTCCATACCGAAGATTAAGGACGTGAACGTGATCGACAAGTACTCGCGGGTCATATTTCCCGTGAGCTT
This genomic window contains:
- the LOC126557396 gene encoding gamma-aminobutyric acid receptor subunit beta-like — protein: MWQIFIFCFLHSVQNNNALRSVHQKSMAAGRLENVTQTISRILEGYDIRLRPNFGGEPLHVGMDLTIASFDAISEVNMDYTITMYLNQYWKDERLAFNAYALWGDNQKDQTGEIMIEDDGANDVITLSGDFAEKIWVPDTFFANDKNSFLHDVTERNKLVRLAGDGAVTYGMRFTTTLACMMDLHYYPLDSQNCTVEIESYGYTVSDVVMYWRSTPIRGVEEAELPQFTIIGYETNDRKEKLATGIYQRLSLSFKLQRNIGYFVFQTYLPSILIVMLSWVSFWINHEATSARVALGITTVLTMTTISTGVRSSLPRISYVKAIDIYLVMCFVFVFAALLEYAAVNYTYWGARAKKKCKKNKEAERKVFGKTEKTSTCSADDIIELQDIRMSPIASLRNRHYSNTITTTDSVDSTKFPPSFRIARSYGSSSRSGLRYRNPRGQGRPKMLHAIKRGASVIKASIPKIKDVNVIDKYSRVIFPVSFAAFNAGYWIFYVLE